CATATTAATGGTCCAAGACCGCCAAAACATCGACCGCAACATCTTTTTATCTTCAATTTCTTCAGGGCTTTGCGCCTTTTTTTGACCTAATAATTTCATGAGAAAAAGTCATCCTCCTCTGCTTGATCGCTGCTTTCAAAATGATTGCTTGGTGACGTTGCTTGTCGTAAACTTCTTAATTCGTTCAGTTCTAAGTCACGTTGAGCGCTGACTAGACAGATCACAAATCCAAGAGCCGCAACAGCAACAGCTGGTAATTTCAAGTAGGCGGTTAGAATAAAACCGAGTAGGTAGAAGACAGCTAATTTATTATTCCATAAGAGTTTCATTAAGAGGGCAAAACCTACAGCAGGTAAGAGCCCACCAGCAGCCTTCAAACCATTCATTAAGGCTTCAGGGATATTATTCACTAATTGCTCAATCGGACCACTTCCGGCAAGAACCCCGATAAAGGTGATGGAAGCTAGGATAAAGAAGTAGACCACGAAACTAAAGTAATGCAGGAAGACGATGCCTTTTTGATTATTTTCTCTGGCAAATTTATCCAGGGCGGGAGCAAAGATGTTCATAAAGACGTTCTTCAAAAACATCACTACGAAAGCGGCTAACATACCAATAGGGATGGCTAAGGTAATGGCAGCTTGTTGTTCAACATTAGAAATAATAGCAAAGGTTACGGCCAGAGCAGTCGCGGTAACCGGTTCAGCGGAAATCACCCCACCGATATTGACGTTACCCATAAAGACGGCTTCTAAGGCAGCCCCGATTAAAATACCTGTTGTCATGTCTCCCATACATAAGCCCGTCACCAAACCAACCACTAAGGGCCGTTCGATCATGGATTGACCCGTCAAGTAAGTGACTGATGAACAGAAGAAGACAATGAAAAAGGCAATTATTGCATAAGTAAGCATAATTCAATTCCTTTCTAAATTTTTATAGACTTGCTAAGGCTTCAGCGAGATCTTTCTTGGTATTACTTGGTAAGACTTGGTGGAAACTATCTACTTTCAGTTGAGAAAGATCTTTAGCTGCTTGTAATTCGGATGGGTTCAATTGCACACTGGAAAAAGGAGCAACCTTTTCAGCAGGATCCGTTTGGTCAAAACGGCCGACATTGGCCACATTCACGGCTTCAATATTCTCAACGGCTTTGGCGATTTGATAGGCATCCGACACTTTATTGACAATCACGAATAATTTTCGATCAGCGGCTCTAGGATCTTGGCAAACTTTAATGGCGTCAGCGACTGAACGAATCAACAATTTAGAGCCTTCTGGCACAGCCATCTTCAAGGTCATTTGGGTAATTTCATCATTGGCTGCAGCATCATTAGCCACAATAATTAAAGGAGTATTCAATTCCTTGGTCCACACCACAGCAACTTGGCCATGGATTAAGCGGTCATCAACACGAATTTGGGTAATCATTGTAAAAATCTCCATTCTATTGGCTTAAGCAAAGAAGTCGTCATCGGACTCCTCAGCTTCTAACTGAACTAATTTAACAGCACTTTCTTCAATTGCGGTGTGTAAGCTGGCTTCACTCACGGCTTCAGGTGAAAGTAAGACACTCAGGATAACGCCTAGGTTAGCATTACTGATCACATAGACCTGCTTGGCCTTATCACTATGTAAACACTTGGAAACGACCCGTTGGTTAACCGAACCTCCAAAAATATCTGTAAAGATAATGCCTTGGTCTTCGGCCTCAATATCGGCTAAAAATTGGTCAATTTGACTGCTATAATCTTCATCCGTGACATAAGCATCAATCACTTGGACTTGGTCTTCTAGACCAGTAAGGATCTTGATTGACGATTTAAAACCCGATGCCAAGTGTCCGTGAGAAGCAATTAATATTTTCTTGGTCATCAACTGACCTCCTTTCTCAATCTCTTACTTTATATATAGCAATTTATATGCCAAAACTTTCCTGGTATAATAATAAACAAAGATTGCTATAGTGTTTATAATCACTTATTAGTGTTTAAGGAGTTCTTTTATGGCTATCAATTATCGCACCCAGCAAAAGATCAAAGAAAAATTATCCCCCTATGTCAAAACTCAATTGGTCCATGCCAGCCGACTCTTACAAAAGAACCAAGTCGACTTAATCAGCGAATTGAACAATTACTATGAAAGCAACCCTTTTATCGAGATTAGTGAAAATCAAGAAGTCCAAGCCTCCTTTACTCATGAGACGAGCGACTATTCTTTAGCAGATACTTTGGCTGATTCCAATGCTGTATCCTTGGATGAGTACCTGATTCAGCAAGTCAGTGGGATGTCTTTATCTGCCTATGAAAAACGGCAAATTACTTATTTAATTGGTCAAATGGACCAAGACGGCTACTACTGCAAGGAAGACCAGGCCACCCGCCAACTCTTTGCTTGGAGTCAAGCTGAATTAGAAACTTATTTAAGTATCCTGCAAAGCCTAGAACCCAAAGGCATCGGCACCCGTAATTTACAAGAGTGTCTAGCTTTACAGGCCAAGGCCCTTCCTGACGGGCAATTAGTGGAGGCCTTAATCAATGATCACTTAGAAGACCTGGCCCAGGGAAACTTTGACAAAATCGCTCAGCAAGAAAGCATCCCTCTAGACCAGGTAGAAGCAGGCTTTATACAGATTCAAAGTCTGGAACCTCGGCCAGCTCGTAATTTTTCTCATGATATCCCTGCTTACACCCTGCCCGATATTATTGTGAAGGCAAAAAATGGGGAAGTAAGCTTTCAAGTTTCTAAGGACTACCTCCCCCAAATAAGCTTTAAGCAAGATTACTACCAAGCCATGACAGCCAAAAGCCCTGATGAGGAAACTCTTACCTATCTCAAAGAAAAAAAGCGAGAATTCGACTGGCTGGTCTTCTCACTCAAGAAAAGAGACCAACTGCTCCTAAAAATTAGCCAATACCTGGTCCAATACCAAACCGCCTACTTAAATCAGCAAGAAAAACAACTCCGCCCCCTGTCACAAAAAGAACTAGCTCAAACGCTAAATTACGACGAATCGACCATTTCCCGGGCCATTACGGACAAATACTTGCAATATAATCAGCGGATCTTGAGTTTCCACGACCTCCTAGCTAAAAAAGTTTCCGTCAATGGCGAAGCCCTAACCCGACAACAAGCAGAAAAATTCATTCGCCAAATCATTGATCAGGAATACCCCCACCATCCCCTCAGCGACCAAGCCATTAGTGATCATTTAGCCCTCCACAACTATTACCTCGCCCGCCGGACTGTGGCCAAGTACCGCCAAGCCATGGGCATTCCTGGGGCACGAAGGAGAAAACGACAAAAGCTCGCCCAGGAAAATAAAAATCAGACATAACAAGCTTATTAAGGTAATTTATCGACAAACAAAAAGTGCCTCCCTCACTCAACAGTGAAAGAGACACTTTTTTCGTCTTGTTATATTATTCGGCTAAGTTTTAGCCCAGCGCTTAATTATCGAAAACTTTAGATAAAGGCTTGTTGGCCAGTGTAGTAACGACCGATAATGAGGGAGTTAACCTCGTGGGTCCCTTCATAGGTGTACATTCCTTCAATATCTGCCATGAAGCGTGGGACATCGTATTCCAAGAGGATGCCGTTACCGCCACAAACTTCACGAGCTAGGGCCGCATTTTCACGAGCCCGGTAGCCGTTATGCATCTTAGCCATCGAAGAGTTCTCTTCTTTATAGATACCACGTTCTTGTTGTTGGGCTAATCTGACTGCAATCGCTAGGGTAGCTTGGGCGTTCATGGCCATGCGGGACAATTTTTCTTGGATCAATTGGAAACTGGCCACAGTCTTACCGAAGGCTTCCCGTTCCCGGGTGTACTTCAAGGCTGCTTCAAAGGCCCCGGCTGTCGCACCTGCCAGTAACCAAGCTACGTCAGACCGGGTGTTGCGAAGGATGTTCGCTGCGTCCTTCCAAGAGTTCACATTTTGCGCTCGTTGGGACTCAGGCACTTTAACGTCAGTATAAATAATTTCCGCATTAGGCATCATCCGGAAGAAGGCTTTGGGTTCGGTGTTGAAGGTTTCGACCCCCTCACTTTCCCGTTCCACAAAGAACATCTTCACTTGGCCATCGTCCACATCACGGGCAAAGAAAGCGTGCCACTTAGCTAGGGTCCCGCCACCGATCCATTTCTTATGACCATTCAGAATCCAGGTGTCGCCTTCCCGTTTAGCGGTCGCTGCCATCCCACCAGCAATATCAGACCCGTGTTCAGGTTCGGTCATGGCTAAGACACCCTTACCTTCCCAGCTGAGGACGCCTGGCATAAGTTTTTCCTGTTGTTCCTTGCTGCCCCCAATTTTGACACATTCGTGGAACAAGCCCCCATTAGAGGTATAGAAGGTCCCAATCACCGGGTCCGTTTTGGCTAGGGTATAAGCCCGGAAGCCCCGGAAGAGTTGGCTGATGGTCCCATCTTCACGCCCTTCTAATAATTTAGGGTTTTGAATAAGGTCAATATCAATAATTTTTTGCATTTCTTCCAGTGGGAAAGTTGCCTTGTCCCAGTGTTCATCGAGGACGGGATAGATATCCTCTTTCAGAACTTTTTCGACCTCTTTTAGGACTTTTCTTTCCCCATCGGTTAAATCTTCGGCATAGTTATAAAGGTCGGAATAAAACATTTTTTCAACTGCATCAATGTCTGCTCTAGACTCTTTAACCATAATCGTTCTCCTTGTCCTTTGATTCGCTCACATGCCCTCTAAGCGGCTGGGAGATATTAATTTTCCCAAGACTAGCGCTTTTGGGCCTTTGGTCATCTCACTATTTTCTTTGTAATTTTTCTTGGTTTTTAGCTTGTTCAGAAGGTAATTGCTTGCCATCTTCATCGTAGTCGTAGAAGCCCTTGCCGGCTTTCTTACCAAAGCGTCCAGCCCGCATCATATTCTTCATGGTTACTGGTGGGGTCCAGCGGGGGTCCCCATACTCTTGTTCGAAGTATTCCATGACATAGTAACCAATATCAACACCGGCATAGTCTTGAAGTTCAAGCGAGCCCATGGGGTGGTTTAAGCCATAGCGCATGGCCTTGTCAATGTCTTCTGGGGTGGCAATGCCTTCTTCTAAGACCTTGATGGCTTCAATCATTTGCGGGATCATGATCCGGTTAACGATGAAACCTGGGGAGTCTTTATGCACGGTCACGGTTTCTTTACCGATACTTTCAGCGACTTCTCTCACCACAGCAACTGTTTCATCACTGCTTTCATAGCCATAGATAATTTCTACTAACTTCATCACTTGTGGTGGGTTGAAGAAGTGCATCCCCGCGAAACGACTCGGGTCTTCTAAGGCACTGGCAATTTCAGTAATGGATAAAGAAGAAGTATTGGTCGCTAGGACAATGTCATCACGGACAATGCCTTCCACTTCTTTAAAGACTTCTTGTTTGAGCTCCATCTTTTCTAGAACGGCTTCAACCACGAAGTCCACATCTTTGAAGTCCTTGAGGTCGGTGGTTCCAATGATGCGGCTAAGAACTTCTTCCTTGCCCGCTTCATCTAATTTCCCCCGTTTCACACTTCCATCGAGGAATTTACTAATCCGATCTATCCCCCCTTGGACAAACTTGTCTTCAATATCTCTTAAGATCACCTGATAACCATTGGAAGCAAACACGTTGGCAATCCCTGCCCCCATTGAGCCGGCTCCAATCACTCCAATTGTTTTGATCTCTGACATAGAAACAACACTTCCTTTCTTTGGATTTATTATCTTCACAAGTATTGTAGCAAAAATGTAAGCGCTTTATTAGTTATATGCTTGTGCAGTTATTATTTATCTAGCCATTAAAAGCACTATAATTAAGCCAAGATGGTCAGGTAAAGTGATTTCACAAGCCCTCTCTTAGCCTTGATAAAAAATAAACATAAAGAAAAAGCCAAAAAATAAATATCTTATTTTTTGACTCATCGCTCCTCTGAAAGGCGTATTTATACAATTTTTGTACTAAACGAATGCTTACTAGCATTATTTATTAAAGAACCAAAAAAACTCCAGCGCCATCAGACACTGGAGTTCTTCTTACCATATTACTAGTCCTTATAGGATACGACCATATAACGATGGGGATCACGGCCTTGGGACTGAGTTTTAATATGACTGTATTTGGATAGGCAGCGGTGAATAATCTTCCGTTCACGCGCTGGTAAGGGACTCAAGGTGACGTCTTCACGTTCCACGGTCACTTGATCAGCGGTTCTTTCCGCCAATTTTTCCAAGGTTTGTTCGCGACGTTCCCGGTAGTCGCCCACATTCACTTCAACAGCTACACGTTTACGGACATGGGAATGGGTGAGAATCTGAGCCAGGGTTTCTAAGGAATTGATAATCTTACCATGCTTACCAATCACTAAGCCCGGTTTATCGGTATTAATATGGAAGATAATCAAATCATCCATATCTTCAACATCAATGGTCACATCCACCAGGTAGGCTTCCATGACATCGATGAGATAATGGGCCACATCTTCAACACCCCAGTCGAAAGGATAAGAAGAGTCTTCTGCTTCTTCTTCCTCATCTTCTTCATAGTCTGCGTCTTGGGACTGACTGTCAGTTGTTGAGTAGTCAGTTGCTACTGATTCGCTGGCTGGCTCACTTTGACTCGCCACTGGCTCTAATTCAGCGCTGTCACTTACATCAGATGGGCTAGCGCTTTGGCTATCGAGTGTATGCGCTACTTGGCTGTCACTGCTTAATTCACTAGTCGCTTGGCTGGCAGCACTTTGGCTATCATCGAGCGCTTCAACCACAGTCGCTTCTTCGACCACTTCAGTAGTGGCCGGCGCTGTATCAGCTACTGGATCAGTGACTGTTTCTGCTTCAACAGCGACTTCAGCCACAATCTCATCAACACTGGGTTCACCATCAGCTAGGCTGACTTGAATAATGGCCGGTTGGCTACCAAAACCAAAGAACCCTTTTTTAGGCTCTTGGAGGACTTTGACATCTTCCATCGAGATGTCACTGACTTGGAGCCCTTCTTTAGCTGCTGCAATGGCCTCTTCAACACTAGCACCTTGATAAGTTTCTAATTTCATATTCCATGCTCCTTATTACTTACGCTTTTTACCTCGTGGATTACGACGGGCTTTCTCTAAGCGCCGTTCCAAATCCTTTTCTTTAGCCTCTTCTTCATGGCGTGCCCTTTGTTTTTGATAAGGGTTATTGATCAATAGGGTTTGCCCAATAGTAAAGACATTGGCTGTTGCCATGTATAAGGCCAAAGCACTCGGTAAGTTCATCATAACAAAGAAAATAAAGACAGGCATAACGTATTGCATGGCTGTCATTGACCCAGACTTAATCCCCGAAGCGATCTGACTCAGGTGGGTAGAATACCAAATCGATACCGCAGCAATAATCGGTAAGATGAAATAAGGGTCTGGCTTACCCAATTCCATCCATAAGAAATGCCCGTTGGTTAAGGCTTCGGTCCGACTAATGGCTTGATAGAGAGCCGTCAGAATCGGGAGTTGGATTAACAGGGGTAAGCAGCCAGCAAACTGGTTGGTATCATACTTTTCTTGTAGTTTAGCGGTTTCTTCTTGGAGTTTTTGTTGGGTCTCGGCATCACGGGAAGCATACTTCTCTTGCAGGGCCCGAAGTTCAGGCTGCATCTTTTGCATCTTCTCCGTGTTCTTCATCTGTAAGCTGTAGAGCGGGGTTAAGAGGAGGCGGGCCAGGATAGTGAAGACAATAATCCCCATCCCGTAACTATTTCCAAAGACTCCTGATAACCAAATAATGATTTGTGATAGGTTGTAAAGCACATAACGATCCCAAAAGCCCGTGGAATCAGCTGTAATCGGCTCCATACCACCGGCTCTGGCACACCCACTAAGCACCAGGATTCCTACTAAGAGCAATCCCAGAGCTAGCAGGTGTTTTTATTTTGTTTAACTTTCACTTTCTGCCCTCTCTTTTCTTTCTACTGGCCTAGACGGGTCAGTGTGGAAGAGACCCTGTAAGCGCATCACGTGGATCAAGCTGGCTTTGACCTGTGCCTGGGTCATGTCCTTAGTTGGCTTACGGGCAATGATGATAAAATCGACATTGCTTTTAATAT
This genomic window from Aerococcus sp. Group 1 contains:
- the rpoN gene encoding RNA polymerase factor sigma-54, with the protein product MAINYRTQQKIKEKLSPYVKTQLVHASRLLQKNQVDLISELNNYYESNPFIEISENQEVQASFTHETSDYSLADTLADSNAVSLDEYLIQQVSGMSLSAYEKRQITYLIGQMDQDGYYCKEDQATRQLFAWSQAELETYLSILQSLEPKGIGTRNLQECLALQAKALPDGQLVEALINDHLEDLAQGNFDKIAQQESIPLDQVEAGFIQIQSLEPRPARNFSHDIPAYTLPDIIVKAKNGEVSFQVSKDYLPQISFKQDYYQAMTAKSPDEETLTYLKEKKREFDWLVFSLKKRDQLLLKISQYLVQYQTAYLNQQEKQLRPLSQKELAQTLNYDESTISRAITDKYLQYNQRILSFHDLLAKKVSVNGEALTRQQAEKFIRQIIDQEYPHHPLSDQAISDHLALHNYYLARRTVAKYRQAMGIPGARRRKRQKLAQENKNQT
- a CDS encoding PTS sugar transporter subunit IIA, with translation MTKKILIASHGHLASGFKSSIKILTGLEDQVQVIDAYVTDEDYSSQIDQFLADIEAEDQGIIFTDIFGGSVNQRVVSKCLHSDKAKQVYVISNANLGVILSVLLSPEAVSEASLHTAIEESAVKLVQLEAEESDDDFFA
- a CDS encoding acyl-CoA dehydrogenase family protein encodes the protein MVKESRADIDAVEKMFYSDLYNYAEDLTDGERKVLKEVEKVLKEDIYPVLDEHWDKATFPLEEMQKIIDIDLIQNPKLLEGREDGTISQLFRGFRAYTLAKTDPVIGTFYTSNGGLFHECVKIGGSKEQQEKLMPGVLSWEGKGVLAMTEPEHGSDIAGGMAATAKREGDTWILNGHKKWIGGGTLAKWHAFFARDVDDGQVKMFFVERESEGVETFNTEPKAFFRMMPNAEIIYTDVKVPESQRAQNVNSWKDAANILRNTRSDVAWLLAGATAGAFEAALKYTREREAFGKTVASFQLIQEKLSRMAMNAQATLAIAVRLAQQQERGIYKEENSSMAKMHNGYRARENAALAREVCGGNGILLEYDVPRFMADIEGMYTYEGTHEVNSLIIGRYYTGQQAFI
- a CDS encoding PTS sugar transporter subunit IIC; protein product: MLTYAIIAFFIVFFCSSVTYLTGQSMIERPLVVGLVTGLCMGDMTTGILIGAALEAVFMGNVNIGGVISAEPVTATALAVTFAIISNVEQQAAITLAIPIGMLAAFVVMFLKNVFMNIFAPALDKFARENNQKGIVFLHYFSFVVYFFILASITFIGVLAGSGPIEQLVNNIPEALMNGLKAAGGLLPAVGFALLMKLLWNNKLAVFYLLGFILTAYLKLPAVAVAALGFVICLVSAQRDLELNELRSLRQATSPSNHFESSDQAEEDDFFS
- the jag gene encoding RNA-binding cell elongation regulator Jag/EloR, which encodes MKLETYQGASVEEAIAAAKEGLQVSDISMEDVKVLQEPKKGFFGFGSQPAIIQVSLADGEPSVDEIVAEVAVEAETVTDPVADTAPATTEVVEEATVVEALDDSQSAASQATSELSSDSQVAHTLDSQSASPSDVSDSAELEPVASQSEPASESVATDYSTTDSQSQDADYEEDEEEEAEDSSYPFDWGVEDVAHYLIDVMEAYLVDVTIDVEDMDDLIIFHINTDKPGLVIGKHGKIINSLETLAQILTHSHVRKRVAVEVNVGDYRERREQTLEKLAERTADQVTVEREDVTLSPLPARERKIIHRCLSKYSHIKTQSQGRDPHRYMVVSYKD
- a CDS encoding PTS sugar transporter subunit IIB, with the translated sequence MITQIRVDDRLIHGQVAVVWTKELNTPLIIVANDAAANDEITQMTLKMAVPEGSKLLIRSVADAIKVCQDPRAADRKLFVIVNKVSDAYQIAKAVENIEAVNVANVGRFDQTDPAEKVAPFSSVQLNPSELQAAKDLSQLKVDSFHQVLPSNTKKDLAEALASL
- a CDS encoding 3-hydroxyacyl-CoA dehydrogenase family protein — translated: MSEIKTIGVIGAGSMGAGIANVFASNGYQVILRDIEDKFVQGGIDRISKFLDGSVKRGKLDEAGKEEVLSRIIGTTDLKDFKDVDFVVEAVLEKMELKQEVFKEVEGIVRDDIVLATNTSSLSITEIASALEDPSRFAGMHFFNPPQVMKLVEIIYGYESSDETVAVVREVAESIGKETVTVHKDSPGFIVNRIMIPQMIEAIKVLEEGIATPEDIDKAMRYGLNHPMGSLELQDYAGVDIGYYVMEYFEQEYGDPRWTPPVTMKNMMRAGRFGKKAGKGFYDYDEDGKQLPSEQAKNQEKLQRK
- the yidC gene encoding membrane protein insertase YidC, producing MLSGCARAGGMEPITADSTGFWDRYVLYNLSQIIIWLSGVFGNSYGMGIIVFTILARLLLTPLYSLQMKNTEKMQKMQPELRALQEKYASRDAETQQKLQEETAKLQEKYDTNQFAGCLPLLIQLPILTALYQAISRTEALTNGHFLWMELGKPDPYFILPIIAAVSIWYSTHLSQIASGIKSGSMTAMQYVMPVFIFFVMMNLPSALALYMATANVFTIGQTLLINNPYQKQRARHEEEAKEKDLERRLEKARRNPRGKKRK